From one Gemmatimonadaceae bacterium genomic stretch:
- the lanM gene encoding type 2 lantipeptide synthetase LanM: MLAIASVDTRGEVASRLAGIVARGAAPCERVPERGLSPVCGATGDVHPATARERAWLAGAGLPADGLPALLAALGTTHAAWRRSLHDVEVTDATRLPAWAREFRRLVSALGRHSGHAGRTSCGSSNRSVSVAMAGGDPWSRLLLERAALLVRGADVFDPVVVPALAADVTARLAPLLVTLRGDDAPDTVNAWLHRFEAFPVAARLVSLTVHQWQEHLLQLRERLLADSAHLAATFGGGARTGRVIGYRGGLSDPHDGGRMVCRLDFESGPSLAWKPHDMSGAAAFGALLGCAARDGVVPAPQMPRTLAGTAHGWQEWIEPSPCPDPAAVARYFGRVGVLSRLLQLFDATDCIAENVIAWGEHPMLIDLEGLLSARTRLAEDTPAGDRLLAEQVWDTPLRVGLITAQVVGAPGRRAADLGAMATADRRRAPFGSADDTFPDATALPSGPGGAWSGIAPGDHLPALVDGYVAAAAWARGAGAGAIDELLAVTASAPARLIFRNTHLYARLRTASLAPSCLADAYAREASLARLWRAHFTSRAPAAVVRAELAALRDMDIPVFHVQAGDDALRDGRGTCVPGFGEGTAIGRVQARRQALQQSGPDTDADAVRLALFVRDPTQENPAQPERGHGVTVSAASGRARWRDAAAESGAKLLDAAYARGASPHLWTTLLYTPAVDAWNFGPLGADLFSGAAGVGVVLADLFAATGDTAFRDGAHAAAAAMGGFGTLAAHGTCGVAGVFHAALRMERALGVRLVVTDGCWAAMQAAPAPTSCDIATGSSGTALALQASVALVDAIRPEMASSLRMHASAAAQAHAGLSGRSGLRASHPDGAVSLATLPGLTVADRLVSSRCRGEPHVVPVVEGLSRTCGAGDALGLAVLAGGADGSSRSAAHVCASRAAVRALGTLHGGSPCAALDALVIQVAMRELTGARHWRDAAQDVAGAIVARGRAGAWLSPSIAPDHVLLSAIVGLAAVAHALLRLHDGASAPGLRVPAD; this comes from the coding sequence GTGCTCGCGATCGCATCGGTGGACACCCGCGGGGAGGTCGCGTCACGGCTGGCCGGCATCGTGGCGCGAGGGGCGGCGCCGTGCGAGCGGGTGCCGGAACGCGGCCTGTCCCCCGTGTGCGGAGCGACGGGTGACGTACACCCGGCCACGGCACGCGAGCGCGCGTGGCTGGCGGGTGCGGGCCTGCCCGCCGACGGGTTGCCTGCGCTGCTCGCTGCGCTTGGCACCACACACGCGGCGTGGCGACGATCGCTGCACGACGTCGAGGTGACGGACGCCACCCGCCTGCCTGCGTGGGCGCGGGAGTTCCGCCGGCTGGTGAGCGCACTCGGCCGGCATTCGGGGCATGCCGGCCGGACGTCCTGCGGCTCGTCGAACCGGTCGGTGTCGGTCGCGATGGCCGGCGGCGATCCCTGGTCGCGGCTGCTGCTCGAGCGGGCCGCACTCCTGGTGCGCGGCGCCGACGTCTTCGATCCGGTGGTGGTGCCGGCGCTGGCGGCGGATGTGACCGCACGGCTGGCCCCGCTGCTGGTCACGCTGCGTGGCGACGACGCCCCGGACACCGTAAACGCGTGGCTGCACCGGTTCGAGGCGTTCCCGGTGGCGGCGCGATTGGTGAGCCTGACGGTGCACCAGTGGCAGGAACACCTGCTGCAGCTGCGCGAGCGGCTGCTGGCGGATTCGGCCCACCTCGCGGCGACCTTCGGCGGTGGTGCGCGCACCGGGCGCGTCATCGGATACCGGGGTGGGCTGAGTGACCCGCACGACGGTGGGCGGATGGTCTGCCGGCTCGACTTCGAGTCCGGGCCCTCGCTCGCGTGGAAGCCGCACGACATGTCGGGGGCCGCGGCATTCGGCGCGCTGCTGGGCTGCGCCGCGCGTGATGGGGTCGTGCCGGCGCCGCAGATGCCGCGGACACTCGCCGGCACCGCGCATGGCTGGCAGGAGTGGATCGAGCCTTCGCCCTGTCCGGACCCGGCAGCCGTGGCGCGGTACTTCGGCCGCGTCGGCGTGCTGAGCCGCCTGCTGCAACTGTTCGACGCGACGGACTGCATCGCGGAGAACGTCATTGCGTGGGGTGAGCACCCGATGCTCATCGACCTCGAGGGGCTGCTCTCGGCACGGACGCGCCTCGCGGAGGACACGCCGGCTGGGGATCGGCTGCTGGCCGAGCAGGTGTGGGACACGCCGTTGCGCGTGGGGCTGATCACCGCGCAGGTGGTGGGCGCGCCTGGCCGGCGTGCCGCGGATCTCGGGGCGATGGCGACGGCAGACCGGCGTCGCGCGCCGTTCGGCTCCGCGGATGACACCTTCCCGGATGCCACCGCCTTGCCGAGCGGTCCCGGTGGCGCGTGGTCGGGGATCGCGCCCGGCGACCACCTTCCGGCGCTGGTAGATGGATACGTGGCAGCGGCGGCATGGGCACGCGGCGCGGGCGCGGGTGCGATCGACGAACTGCTGGCTGTCACCGCGTCGGCGCCTGCTCGCCTCATCTTCCGCAACACGCACCTCTACGCACGTTTGCGCACGGCGAGCCTGGCGCCGTCCTGCCTGGCCGATGCCTACGCGCGCGAGGCGTCGCTGGCGCGGCTCTGGCGCGCACACTTCACCAGTCGCGCGCCGGCGGCGGTGGTGCGCGCCGAGCTTGCTGCGCTGCGCGACATGGACATCCCCGTCTTTCATGTGCAGGCCGGTGACGACGCGTTGCGGGATGGCCGCGGGACCTGCGTGCCGGGGTTCGGCGAGGGCACGGCGATCGGACGGGTGCAGGCGCGCCGGCAGGCGCTGCAGCAGTCGGGCCCCGATACGGATGCGGACGCCGTGCGCCTGGCGCTCTTCGTCCGCGATCCGACGCAGGAGAACCCGGCGCAGCCGGAGCGGGGCCATGGCGTGACCGTGTCGGCTGCAAGCGGCCGTGCGCGCTGGCGTGACGCGGCGGCCGAGTCCGGTGCGAAGCTCCTCGACGCGGCGTACGCCCGCGGTGCATCGCCGCACCTGTGGACCACACTGCTCTACACGCCCGCTGTGGACGCCTGGAACTTCGGTCCACTCGGCGCCGACCTGTTCAGTGGCGCCGCTGGTGTGGGTGTGGTGCTGGCGGACCTCTTCGCCGCCACCGGTGACACGGCGTTCCGTGACGGTGCGCACGCAGCGGCGGCGGCGATGGGTGGGTTCGGCACATTGGCTGCGCACGGCACCTGCGGCGTGGCCGGCGTGTTCCATGCTGCGCTGCGGATGGAGCGTGCGCTGGGCGTGAGGCTGGTGGTCACGGATGGTTGCTGGGCGGCGATGCAGGCCGCACCCGCGCCGACCTCGTGCGACATCGCCACCGGATCGAGTGGAACGGCCCTTGCACTGCAGGCATCGGTTGCGCTGGTCGACGCGATCCGGCCGGAGATGGCCTCGTCGCTTCGCATGCACGCGTCGGCGGCCGCGCAGGCCCACGCCGGGCTGTCCGGGCGGAGTGGGCTCCGGGCGTCGCATCCGGACGGTGCCGTGAGCCTTGCCACGCTGCCGGGGCTTACCGTCGCCGATCGGCTCGTGTCGTCGCGATGCCGCGGCGAGCCACACGTGGTGCCCGTGGTGGAGGGGCTGTCGCGCACCTGCGGGGCTGGTGACGCACTCGGACTGGCCGTCCTGGCGGGCGGTGCGGACGGGAGTTCCCGGAGCGCCGCGCACGTGTGTGCGAGTCGCGCTGCGGTGCGGGCGCTCGGGACGTTGCACGGTGGGTCGCCGTGTGCCGCGCTCGATGCAC
- a CDS encoding zinc-binding alcohol dehydrogenase family protein, whose translation MTIAAPGMRALVIRGGAGDGVRTAAIGVTSVHGIEVTCGFTTPAPPRFEPSGSSAHKVLVRVRGFSCNYRDRRRVLQMSTIGPAAHFLVIGSEFAGEVVAVGDAVRTLAPGMRVLGDNHYPADHPPAGRVGVPSNRASAEYLVLREDQLCRVPTGMSDAEASAFSIGAQTAYSMVRKMGARRGQAVLVTAARSNTSLFLIAALHAAGVRVVATTTAPGATAALAAHGASRVVTLPAAPHDAEGLDALREEAAAHGGFAAVADPFFDLHLCRLLPLLAPSGRYVTCGFHGQHDALAAPTSTVDYGVALQVAMLKNVAIIGNCAGVHADLTEALADWEAGRLPVLLDRVLRTAREDSDPARAAVAAEFVSRSFDAPARLGKVVALYTD comes from the coding sequence ATGACCATCGCCGCGCCGGGCATGCGCGCCCTCGTCATCCGTGGCGGAGCGGGTGACGGCGTCCGCACGGCGGCCATTGGCGTCACCTCGGTGCACGGCATCGAGGTGACGTGCGGATTCACGACGCCCGCCCCGCCACGGTTCGAGCCGTCGGGCAGCAGTGCGCACAAGGTGCTGGTGCGCGTCCGCGGCTTCTCGTGCAACTATCGCGACCGCCGCCGTGTGCTGCAGATGTCGACCATCGGGCCGGCGGCGCACTTCCTGGTGATCGGATCCGAGTTCGCCGGCGAGGTGGTGGCCGTGGGCGATGCGGTCCGCACGCTGGCACCGGGCATGCGCGTGCTGGGTGACAACCACTATCCCGCAGACCATCCGCCGGCGGGACGCGTCGGTGTGCCGAGTAATCGTGCCTCGGCGGAGTACCTCGTGCTGCGGGAGGACCAGCTCTGCCGCGTGCCGACCGGGATGAGTGATGCGGAGGCCTCCGCCTTCAGCATCGGGGCGCAGACGGCGTACAGCATGGTGCGGAAGATGGGTGCGCGACGTGGCCAGGCGGTGCTCGTCACTGCCGCGCGATCGAACACCTCGCTGTTCCTGATCGCCGCGTTGCACGCCGCCGGCGTGCGCGTCGTCGCGACGACCACCGCGCCCGGCGCGACGGCAGCCCTCGCGGCGCACGGCGCATCGCGGGTGGTCACGCTGCCCGCCGCACCACATGACGCGGAGGGACTCGACGCCCTGCGCGAGGAGGCCGCCGCGCACGGGGGCTTCGCGGCCGTCGCCGATCCGTTCTTCGACCTGCACCTCTGCCGCCTGCTGCCACTCCTCGCGCCGTCGGGGCGCTACGTGACCTGTGGATTCCACGGACAGCACGACGCGCTCGCGGCCCCAACGTCCACCGTCGACTACGGCGTGGCACTGCAGGTCGCGATGCTGAAGAACGTCGCGATCATCGGCAACTGTGCCGGCGTCCATGCGGACCTGACCGAGGCGCTGGCCGACTGGGAGGCCGGCCGGCTGCCTGTGCTCCTCGACCGGGTGCTTCGCACGGCCCGCGAGGACAGCGATCCAGCGCGGGCGGCGGTGGCGGCGGAGTTCGTCTCCCGCAGCTTCGATGCGCCGGCGCGGCTGGGCAAGGTCGTCGCGCTTTACACGGACTGA